The window GGTTTAGGGTTCGGGGGCTCGTTTTCCAGGACCTTCAATGACATCCTGAATGACCTTGGGCTAGGCACTGACCCTTTTAGGGCTTTTTCCCCCACTTCTGGGAGAGGGATGGTTAAAGCTCGTTGGCTCCTGTCGGTCCCACGCCCTGTGATTCCTCGGAGTCCGCTAGCCCCTGGGAGGGAGGGTGAACGGGAGGGGGTCGGTGCTGAAGCTGATGGCTGCTCCTAGGACTAGAAGACCAGGAGGAGGTTCCCTGCACGGTGCTGGGCCGAGATGGATCCGCTTAGGGCCCAACAGCTGGCAGCTGAGCTGGAGGTGGAGATGATGGCGGACATGTACAACAGGTAAGGAGAGCCTCTCTGCCTAACCTGTGTTGGAAAATTAGCCCTGATCTCCCTTCGCGAAGGCAGAAGTGGATGTCTTCTAACAGATGCGTTTCTCACTGTGGGGAACCTTGAGGCCTgccttccccatccccaccccatatTTAGTACTAATGTAGATGCAATATAGAGTCACTAGAAGGACTTGGGAGTTTGGTTGAGATGGAACTGGCTTGAAGGAGCAAGAGCAAGAAGAGAAGCTCTAAGAGTCTCTGGTTAGTTTTCAAGAACAGTTgaggccgggtgtggtggcacacacctgtgatcccagtagctcaggaggctgaggcggaaggattgcaagttcaaagccagcctcagcaacttagcaaggccctatctctaaataaaatataaaaaagggctggggatatggctcagtggttaagctcctctgggtttaatccctggtaccaaaaaaaaaaaaaaacaaaaacaaaaaacagttaaaCATTTGTCTTTTGACAAATAGTTCCTTTAGTAGTTAATATTTACTCTGTCAGGCATTTGTCAAGTTTTTTAtatgcattatcttttttttttccccctttggtggtaccagggattgaacacaaaggcattttaacactgaactacatccctagccctttttatattttattttgggccAGAGTCTAGATTGCCCAGGATAGCcttgaaattgagatcctcctgcttcagcttctggCCTCACTGGGATTATCGCATACTCTACTGCACCCAGCTGCATTatcttttattaattcttaaaataatccaCTGGGTTAATTTTATTAGTCTCattttaagaagaggaaattgagcCTTCTACAGGTTAAAAACTTCATCAGGACCCACGCAAGTCAGTAGCAATGTGAGGTCTAGTACATCAGTATGACTCCACAACTGGTGCTCTCAGTGATTTGGCAAATCTGGGAATAGTTCTGGCTCCACCAGGGATTATACTATTTGATAaacatttcctcatctataaaatagacatATAATAGTACCCACCTCATAGagacattaaaaacattaaatacaaAGGGACTTTGCATCAAGCCCAAACAGGAAACAATCACATATTTGCTACTTTTATCAGCTCAAGTTCTGTGAATTGTTTGATTTGGTCTTGGAAGTTATAAATTAGAATGATTTGGggggtaggtaccagggattaaacccagggatgcttaaccattgagccccatccctaactttttttttttttttgagacaggtcttgctaagttgtttagggcctcgctaagttgctgaggctgactttgaactagtgattctcttgcctcagcctccccagctactgggattacaggtgtgtgccaccacgtccAGCAGAATGATTTTTAGATGTAGACTGTGAAGTCAGACTGCCTAGTTCTATGTGATCCTCAACAAATTACTGAGTCTCTCTgtgccttaatttcctcatcttaaTATGAGGATAATGATGTGCCTATCCCACAGAAGTATCAGAAGGATTGCATAAAAAGAATCTATGTAAAGCTGTTAGCATGAGGCTTGTTATACATCCAGCATTCAACAAATAGTCATTATGTCTGGGCTCAAAGGAGGTTCCTACTCTCTGAAAACCCTCCAAGATGTTTGAAGTGCAAAATGAGGATTCACCCTGTTTTCTtggaggaaatgaaatcagtatacaGGGTTGGAATGACTGTGGGTTCCTGGGATGTCACAGGATGCTTCTTGCTGGACTTTATCCTTCTCTCTCCCCAGAATGACCAGTGCCTGCCACCGGAAGTGCGTGCCTCCCCACTATAAGGAAGCAGAACTGTCCAAGGGCGAGTCTGTATGCCTGGATCGATGTGTCTCCAAGTACCTGGATATCCATGAACGGATGGGCAAAAAGTTGACAGAATTGTCTATGCAGGATGAAGAGCTGATGAAGAGAGTGCAGCAGAGCTCTGGTCCTGCATGAGGTCCTCAGACAATATACACATGGGGTGCACCTTGCTCCTCccatttgtttaataaaaatgcCCCCTATTGGGTGTCATGTGAAGACTGCCAGGCCTAGGCTCTCTCTCGAGCATCTCCAGGAGCCCTGGGTGTGGTAGAACTGTCTTGTGGAAGGGATAGTTGTCACACTGGTATGTGacttgtgtatgtttgtgtgtatgtgtatatatatatgtgtatattaaagCAAGTTTGTTGACACCTACTATGTTTAAAGCAGTGTGCTTAgtgtttggaaataaaaaaaatcaaacacagcCTCTACCAGCAGAGGGAGTCCAAGATAGTGTTTTAAGAGTATGAACAgttaaaggctggggatatagctcagttggtagagtgcctgccctGCATGCATAACACACAAAAAGTATGAACAGTTAAGATAGCTTAGATTTGCACCTGGGATCTGTCTCTGGCTGTGTGACCCTGAATGTGATATTTCTCTGGGCTTTagctttcccatctgtaaaatggggatgatcaGAGAGCTATTGTGGAGGTTAAGTGAatttatatgagaaaaacattagggctggggatgtggctcagcggtagcgcgctcgcctggcatgcgtgcggcccgggttcgatcctcagcaccacataccaacaaagatgttgtgtccgccgagaactaaaaaataaatattaaaaaaaattctctctctctctctctctctctctctctctctctctctctctctctctcactctctctttaaaaaaaaaaaaaaaaaagaaaaacattaaatgcTTTGCTGACAATAGCATAATGACTCGGGTGTAGGAAGcactaactaaatattttttaaaaatttgaaattaagtgGAGACAAGCAGGCATTTCCACAAATGATAGAAAGAAAAGATGTAAAGGAGAGTGTGAAAAGTAGATGGGATTTGATAGAGGGCAATGTCAAGTTGTTGAGGGACCCAGCTTCATGGTAATCCAGGCAGAGACTGAGTAACAGCCACTGTCATTCAGTGTTCACCCGAGTCAGACTCTGCTCCTCACCCTTCATACAATATCCAAGCTAATCCACCTGTCTAGGCTAAAGGTCCTATTGGGAAatggaggttcagagaggtgGCTGCTTGCAGGTCATGCAGGTGGAGCAATATTGTGGAGGCCAGGGTTTATGCTTCATGTGCTGTCTTACTTGGTGGAGTATAGCAAGCTTACATCCTGTCTGAGGAGTCCCCTTAGAGGACTGTACAGCACTTAGACATGTGCGTTGTGCCAGGTGGGATTTTGGTTGACCCCATGGCACCTGTAGCAGTACCATCAGAGTGGGTCTTCATGGTGGAGATGTCTGGGATGGAAGTAGGTTATTGGAGATGGAGTAAAGGAGAGAATAGAGGCAGTGAATTTTGGGCTTACAAGTGCAGGTTCAGGCCAGACTGACTGTTTGAGTCCTGACAGATTTTCTAGCTGTATGATCTTGGGTGGGCATTTAACTGCCTCATTTAACCCCCTAATAAAAGTATTGAGATGCCTAACTGGGTGGTCATCAAATTTAACCATTAATAACTAAAACACTGAAAAGTGCCTACCTTATTCTAACCCATTTTGTCTCATTGTCCCCGAtgtgaaacaaaaaaacaaactaacaaatatTAGCCTATTTTAATGTACTGTGTTGAAATGTTTGTGtaaaattgaaaatttgggaCTTAGTGGTTTATGTATTCAATAGTAGCTCTTTTCATTGCTAAGTTTGGCAGGAGGTGGAGACCCCAGATGTTCCCCTGTAAAACTCAAAACCATTGTCTTGCCTTAGGCATAGGCAGAATGTTAAGGCTCCTTTCCAGGTACTGCAGTACAGTTTGGGCCAACAGGTGGCACTGTCTGCTCACAGGTCTGCCTGCCTTGGACAGTTCCACAAATGTTTATCACTTGTTCTCTGCTAGTGTCATACTTGGAAGAAAGGGACAGTGCTGAGACAAAACTGTACCTGACCTCAAGTTTATCCAGGAATGGCAAGAATTTTCCATGCATAGCTGGAACAGATAGAAGTGTGGAAAAGAGGTTTCCACTGAGTAATAACACTTGTGAAGGCTTTGAAGAAGCAGAAATGGGGAGTACTTGTACTGAGGAAGCAAGCCACAGCAAGGCTGGGATGTTGAGTGTGAAGAGAGATGGAGCTGAGAGACAGGCCTTGACGGCTGGGAGGTACAGTTCCCAAAGAGCCTAACTGTGTTAAGGggaatttggattttttcctaCTAAGAGCATCAGCGAACAGTTGAAGGAATTAAACCCTTCAGTGACAATGACATCTGCATTTTAGAGGCTCACTCTCACTATCAACCAGGCAGATAAGTGGTAGGTGATGGTAGGTAATGGATTAAAGGGAGACGTGGCAAGGAGGCAGTGAGGAGCGAAGGGATGATGGAAGAATGGCTTAGTTTATTGAGTTGCGATAGCACACTAAGCTCTGTGCTAAGTCCTTAAGTACATAATTCCAATTAATCTTAACCACAGCTGTGTGAGGTAGGTGTgagtattctcattttacagataaagaagctGAGAATCAAGGGTTAGTAACTTGCCTAAGTCATGCAGCAAGCAggtagcagagctgggattccaaTTTAGACACCAGAGGCCACTTTAACCACTACCTTAGGATTGAGGGCAATGGTCCCTAGTGGGAAACATGTCTGCAGTTTCACATTTTGTTTAACAATATTTGTTATTGGCCTGCTACATGCAGGATGCTATGGCAAAATGTCCAAAGTGAGTTAGCTAGACCCTGCccccagtggtgcatgcctataatcccagcaatttgggagactgaggcagggggatcgcaagtttgagtccagcttctgcaattaagtgagaccttgtttcaaaaaataaaaagggttgggtatgtagctcagtgataaaatgtccctgggttcaatctcagtacaaaaaaaaaaaaaaaaaaagaggatctgACAGTAAGCATTCCTGGTTGGCAGCAGTCTGTAGGACGGGCAGAGGCTTGGCCATTCACCAAACCTACCACCACTAATTTCTTCTGTCCTTCTCATCATCTGCTTGACTTGCAGGCATCTGGTCTGGGTCTTTAGCTCTGGGTGTTGGGATGAACTGGATGCTACATGAGAAAACATGTTAAATATCTGTAACAGGCAGCTTGAAAGATCACTGGAACCTCCCTTGAGTATGTACTATACCTTCAGACTTGCTTCTAATAAACAGAACTGGCAAAAATGAGGGGATACCAATCCAAAGTTAAGTTACTGGTGGGACGCTAACTCCAAGATTAAGTTACAGAAGATTGCAATGTCTAGTAGtgcctctccctttctcttttcttcccttcctcttgctTACTCTGATGAAGTTAAGCTTATTTCCATGCTGTGAACTGACCTGTGAAGAGACCCATGTGGTTAGGAACCAAGGGCAGCCTCCATCCAACAGCCAGCAAGAATCTGAATCATCCACCATGTAAGTGAGTGTGGAAGCAGATCCTTCCCCTACCAAGCTTTCAGAAGACTGCATTCCTGGCCCACACTTTGAAGTGTGTAAGAGACCCTGCAGCTTAGTCCACCTAAGCTGCACCCTATCTCCTGACCTACAGAAACTGGGATAATGTTGTTTTAAGACAACATGTTTTGGGGTCATTTGTTACTCAGCAATGgataataaatacatgtataaataacTAATACACAACTGATGTGATTGACCAAGACTGGTCATTTCACACCTATACCTAGAATGTGCCAGGTACCATTCTAGGCACTTGGGATgcatcaataaacaaaataaataaagatccttgccctcttagagaaagaaaaaaatatatacatggttTCATATAGAAGTCTGGGTGAGCAGTACTGTTCTGAAAGGAAGACAGCTCCTTCAGCATTTGGGGGAAACTTCATAACCTCTTTCAGGTTTTAGACAATTAAAAAGCTGGCAAAGTggggcatgcttgtaatccctgtgactctggAGATGGAAACAGGAGgaaatctgaggccagcctcagcaatttagcgaggccctaagcaacttttgatcctgtctcaaaacaaacaaaaaaaaaactaaaaagggctgaggatgtggcttagtggttaagtgcccttaggtttaatccccagtatcaaaacaacacaaacaacaacaacaacaaaaccctttaAAAAACTGTGACCCATTTGCCCAACGCATGTAGGATTTTGCATGCAATTATAGAAATTTTCATAAGAGCTTTTATGGGCTGACCTGAGAGGAGTCTTGAGACAAGTATTGTTTTAGGTGCTGAGGCAAAGAagaaacaagattaaaaaaaaaattagaatgggAGACAGGTGTTAAAAACAGGTGCTTTCTGTGATAAGTGTTAAAAAAGATGTTTAGGGAGTATGGAGCTTTATAAAAGAAGGTTCGTGCACCCTCTAGCCTGGTTTCACTTCCAGAAAGTGATCAGTGTTTCAATGGTTGGGTAGGAATTTGCTAGGAAAGAGGTAATGGGTGGGAGTGTAGTGTGAAGAAGGTGGGTACAGATACTTGACTCTGAGCCATATAGTCCACCAAAGGAAACAGACACAGCTTGATGAGTTTTGTTAAAGGAGAAAGTCAGTTGTTATATAGGTCACAAAGCAAAGGGATCTATCAAGTTATTGTCCTTGCAATCAGGCACTAAAAGGAAGTGACCATTAAGTCAAGATCTGAAGGGCTGGGTACCAGGACGCAAAACTATAATCTCAGCTtttctggaggctaaggcaggagaatcacaagttcaaggccagcctgggaaacactcCGAAACCCTTTcacaataaaaactatttaaacaacactggggatgtagctcagtggcagagtgcttgtctagcatactCAAGGTCCTGGGTATGATCTCtagtactggggggggggggagtctgaAGGATTGCTTAGTGAGGCCAGAGCAGGGGAATGTTCCAGCCCAAGAAGAGCTTGAGGTGAGAGAGAACATGGAGCATTAATGAGTAGGAAGCAGGTTACCATGGTGAGAACAAACACAGGAAAGAGACTAAAAAGGAGGGCTGCGTGCAGCAGGTGACTCAGATGACACAGGACTCAGGGGCTGTTATTGAAGTCTGTCATGAGAAGGGTCCTCAAATGTCATTTCCTCAAGGGTCATGAGAAGCATCTCAAGGGAAATGACCCAATCAAATCTGCATTTCTAGTAGACTATGCCCACTGGAAAGTTGGTCATGTGCAGGGGTGGAACTGGGAAAGCCATGTTGGAAGGGTGGCAAGAAGTCCAGTCCAGAGCTGTGGACTCGGGTGGGGGAGTGAGAGAGCCTGGGAGGGCTGTGTATGGAGGTGTGGGTCTTCAGAAGGTAGGAGCCACAGGCTCGCTGGCAAGTTGGCCATGGAGAAAGAGACAGCAAAGTCTGGGATGATTCCAGTTTGGTGGCTTAAGCCCTGGGAGAGGTGGTGCTTTTACTGACACAAGCAACAATGGAGGAGAAGCAAGTTGTTGGGGAGGAAGGTCAATTTTGGTCACTCGAGATTACTGAGCATGCCTGTGGTCTTAGAAGATTGTGCTACATTCTCCCTCATCCCATGTGGGTCATCCATGCTGGTCCTCATCTACCTCCCAAAACCTCAGGTGTCCTCCTGGTGTAGGATAGTTCATGTGCTGTTTCTTCCTCTTGGGGGTTGATAAATCCTACTGACTCTGCCCCAGAAAGCTACTTTCAGATCACAGCATATACATCAAAAACCCTTAGACTTCCCCATGACCGCCCTCCCCCATCTAGATCAACTCCCACCCATGATATGTTCCCACAGCAGTGTATCTTTATCCTCCATGGCACTTCCTGTAGATGAAATTACACTCAATGTGTAACTATTTGACTCGTTTATGCCTCTCCCACTGGCTGTTCTCTAATGATAGGGTTTATGTTTCTTCTTCACCATCCAATCTCTAGTTCTTGATGTATATGAAGatgtatatgaattttttaaaattgagatataattcacataccaaaaaattctctctaaatttTAGAGTATATGATCCAGTGTATCTTAGCATATTCACAAAGCTATAcaaccatcaccattatctaaCTACACAACATTTATTGCCACAAGAAGAAATCCCATAACCATTAGTAGTCATTCCCCATTTCCCCTCCTGTAGTTTCTCAcaaccactaatctattttctgtctctatggatttgccttttCTGGGCATTTTATAAATGCAATTGTATGTGGCTTTctgtatctggcttctttcacttagcataattttcaaGGTTCACCTATGTTGTAGCTTGTATccatacttcattcctttttatagttGGATAACATCATATTGTATGGGTATTCCACATTTCATTTCTCCATCAGTTAATGGATAATTGGATTGTTTGTgcttttgactattatgaataatatggCTCTGAACACTGTGTAAGAGCTTTTGTGTTGACCTAAGTTCTcagttctcttgggtatatatctAGGAGGGGAATTACTGGGTTATAATGGTAAGTCTATGTTTAACTATACAAATAGGATATGCCAAGTGGTTTTTCAAATCGGCTATGTAAGTTTTTTGACATTCCTCATGCAAAGTTTATAGTACGTATTTTTAAGGCTAATAGCTTCTCACAGAATGAATTCAATCAGGTACTATTATTTTCAGCACTTAAAAAAGCAGAATGAAGCTCAGGAGATAAGTGACTTGGGCAAAATCCACAATTTATCAGTTGCAGAGCCAAGATTTAGATCCCacctgactcttttttttttttttttttttaagagtgagggaggggagagagagagagaattttttttttattatgtattgtttttttagtttttggcagacacaacatctttgtttgtatgtggtgctgaggattgaacccgggccgcacgcatgccaggcgagcacgctacagctagagcca is drawn from Urocitellus parryii isolate mUroPar1 chromosome 4, mUroPar1.hap1, whole genome shotgun sequence and contains these coding sequences:
- the Timm10 gene encoding mitochondrial import inner membrane translocase subunit Tim10 — its product is MDPLRAQQLAAELEVEMMADMYNRMTSACHRKCVPPHYKEAELSKGESVCLDRCVSKYLDIHERMGKKLTELSMQDEELMKRVQQSSGPA